The Natronoglycomyces albus genome has a segment encoding these proteins:
- the lysS gene encoding lysine--tRNA ligase gives MTENPSTESPQDDLPEQMKIRRAKREALLKEGKPAYAHGYKRTHTLGQLRNEFNHLDAGESSGQIVSVTGRVIFIRTAGKLCFARLREGDGTEFQVMLSQGKIGAEALDEWKRLVDIGDHIGATGEVISSKRGELSVMADSYAITAKALRPLPVAHKELAEETRVRQRYVDLIVRPEARQTARNRALAVRTIRDLMHDQDFLEVETPILQVQPGGAAARPFVTHINAYDIDLYMRIAPELFLKRCVVGGIERVFELNRIFRNEGADSTHSPEFAMLEAYQAYGDYNTVADLTQKLVQGVAHSLFGTTTAILADGTEYDVGGTWNRITLFGSLSEALGEEVSVQTPMSQLKVYADKVNLEVEPFWNHGKLSEELFEHLVADQLHTPTFVCDYPEDTSPLTAPHRSAPGLTEKWDLYARGVELATGYSELVDPVIQRQRFEEQARLGAKGDDEAMRIDEDFLRALEYGMPPTGGMGMGIDRLLMTLTGLGIRETILFPLVKEES, from the coding sequence GTGACTGAGAATCCGAGCACCGAGAGCCCCCAGGACGACCTTCCCGAGCAGATGAAGATTCGCCGTGCCAAGCGCGAAGCCCTGCTCAAGGAAGGCAAACCTGCTTACGCTCACGGCTACAAGCGCACGCACACGCTCGGCCAGCTTCGCAATGAATTCAACCATCTCGACGCTGGAGAATCCTCAGGACAGATCGTGTCTGTCACCGGCCGCGTCATCTTTATTCGCACCGCTGGAAAGCTGTGCTTCGCCCGTCTGCGCGAAGGTGACGGCACCGAATTCCAGGTCATGCTCTCCCAGGGCAAGATCGGCGCCGAAGCACTCGATGAGTGGAAGCGACTGGTCGACATTGGCGACCACATCGGTGCGACTGGGGAAGTTATCAGTTCCAAGCGTGGCGAATTGTCGGTCATGGCCGACAGCTACGCCATTACCGCAAAGGCGCTGCGCCCGCTACCTGTGGCACACAAGGAGCTGGCCGAGGAGACGCGCGTACGACAGCGCTACGTTGACTTGATTGTCCGCCCCGAAGCCCGCCAGACCGCCCGCAATCGGGCCCTGGCCGTGCGCACCATCCGTGATCTGATGCACGATCAAGACTTCCTTGAGGTCGAAACACCGATCTTGCAAGTGCAGCCTGGTGGGGCGGCGGCTCGCCCATTTGTCACTCACATCAATGCCTACGATATCGACCTGTACATGCGCATTGCGCCTGAGCTTTTCCTCAAGCGCTGTGTCGTCGGCGGTATTGAACGGGTCTTCGAGTTGAATCGCATCTTCCGCAATGAAGGCGCCGACTCGACCCATTCTCCCGAATTCGCCATGCTTGAGGCCTATCAGGCTTATGGCGACTACAACACCGTGGCTGACCTCACTCAAAAACTGGTTCAGGGTGTGGCTCACAGTCTTTTCGGTACCACGACGGCCATTTTGGCCGACGGGACCGAGTATGACGTCGGAGGCACCTGGAACCGGATTACCCTTTTCGGCTCGCTGTCCGAAGCCCTAGGTGAAGAAGTTTCGGTACAGACTCCAATGTCCCAGCTGAAGGTTTATGCCGACAAAGTCAATTTGGAGGTTGAACCGTTTTGGAACCACGGAAAACTTTCCGAGGAGTTGTTCGAGCACTTGGTAGCTGACCAGCTACACACTCCCACATTCGTGTGCGATTACCCAGAAGACACCTCTCCATTGACCGCTCCGCACCGTAGTGCTCCCGGTTTGACGGAGAAATGGGACCTCTATGCGCGCGGCGTCGAATTGGCTACCGGCTACTCTGAGCTGGTGGACCCGGTCATCCAACGGCAACGTTTCGAAGAACAGGCCCGCTTGGGTGCCAAGGGAGACGACGAGGCGATGCGCATCGACGAAGACTTCCTGCGCGCCTTGGAATACGGCATGCCACCCACGGGAGGCATGGGCATGGGCATCGACCGCCTGCTGATGACTCTCACGGGCCTGGGAATTCGCGAAACAATTCTCTTTCCTCTGGTCAAAGAGGAAAGCTAA
- the amrS gene encoding AmmeMemoRadiSam system radical SAM enzyme encodes MGHDPGHASPVPPRSQRGEFTVATDHYRWLDDGRLECTVCPRACRLNEGQRGLCFVRARQGDELVLTSYGRSSGFCVDPIEKKPLNHFLPGTPVLSFGTAGCNLACRFCQNWESSKSRQIETLSANASPQRLALEAHRLGCASIAFTYNDPTIFLEYAIDTAIACRERGIKSVAVSAGYMNAAPRAELYAHMDAANIDLKGFTESFYKKVALGSLASVLETLEYLRHETNVWLEITTLLIEGYNDADAEVAAQCAWIADRLGPDVPLHFSAFHPDFKMRHVRPTSAATLLRARTIALGEGLRFVYTGNVHEAASSSTYCPGCQSLVIERDWHVIGAYAVSDSGACLRCGYELPGVFAGPAGSWGARRLPVRFS; translated from the coding sequence ATGGGCCACGATCCGGGCCACGCCTCGCCTGTCCCGCCGCGCTCGCAGCGCGGCGAGTTCACCGTGGCCACCGATCATTACCGTTGGCTGGACGACGGCCGCCTCGAGTGCACCGTGTGTCCGCGGGCGTGCCGTCTGAACGAGGGTCAACGGGGCCTGTGTTTCGTCCGGGCCCGGCAGGGTGATGAGCTGGTACTCACCTCATATGGCCGTTCCTCGGGATTCTGCGTGGACCCGATCGAGAAAAAACCACTCAATCACTTCCTGCCGGGAACCCCGGTGTTGTCGTTTGGTACTGCGGGCTGCAACTTGGCATGTCGCTTCTGTCAAAACTGGGAGTCCTCCAAGTCGCGTCAGATCGAGACATTGTCCGCCAATGCCTCACCGCAGCGCCTAGCACTCGAGGCGCACCGGCTGGGCTGCGCCTCGATCGCGTTTACCTACAACGATCCGACCATCTTCTTGGAGTACGCGATCGATACGGCGATCGCCTGTCGCGAGCGAGGAATCAAGTCGGTGGCGGTGAGCGCCGGTTACATGAACGCCGCACCCCGCGCTGAGCTATACGCGCATATGGACGCGGCCAATATCGACCTGAAGGGTTTCACCGAGTCGTTCTATAAAAAGGTCGCGCTGGGATCGTTGGCATCGGTCTTGGAGACATTGGAATACCTGCGCCATGAGACCAATGTGTGGCTGGAGATCACCACGTTGCTCATCGAAGGCTATAACGACGCCGACGCTGAGGTCGCCGCCCAGTGCGCTTGGATCGCCGACCGCTTGGGGCCAGACGTACCATTGCACTTCAGCGCGTTTCATCCCGATTTCAAGATGCGTCACGTGAGGCCAACCTCGGCGGCCACATTGCTGCGGGCGCGGACGATCGCCCTCGGTGAGGGCTTGCGATTTGTCTACACCGGGAATGTGCACGAGGCGGCTTCGTCCTCCACGTACTGTCCGGGCTGTCAAAGCCTGGTCATCGAACGCGATTGGCACGTCATCGGCGCCTACGCGGTGTCAGACTCGGGCGCGTGCCTGAGGTGCGGCTATGAGCTTCCGGGAGTTTTCGCGGGTCCAGCCGGATCGTGGGGAGCGCGGCGGCTGCCGGTTCGATTCTCCTGA
- the amrB gene encoding AmmeMemoRadiSam system protein B yields the protein MTDQVRSPVVAGRFYQRSPQRLREHIAELLDSAEGESSGLARAYVVPHAGYVFSGGVAAQVYARLRSHREQISTVVLLGPSHFEPLRGTALSPHRQWETPLGLQRVASLPAELQAALRVDATPHEREHAIEVQIPFIQECLPEVEILPVAVGVSQYIEVADLIARIMDATSGDGATVLLCSTDLSHYHDGATATEIDERTAEAMVDLRPDDISTSDACGVFALRACLEWARREGLRPELLRLTHSGEVSGHHDRVVGYAAMSLR from the coding sequence ATGACCGACCAGGTGCGTTCCCCTGTTGTCGCGGGCCGCTTCTACCAACGCTCTCCACAGCGGTTGCGGGAACACATCGCCGAACTCTTGGATTCAGCCGAAGGTGAGTCATCTGGCCTGGCTAGAGCGTATGTGGTGCCGCATGCGGGTTATGTTTTCTCCGGAGGCGTGGCAGCGCAGGTGTACGCGCGACTGCGCTCGCACCGGGAGCAAATCTCCACGGTGGTCCTGCTAGGCCCCTCCCATTTCGAACCACTTCGAGGGACTGCGCTTTCCCCACACCGGCAGTGGGAAACGCCATTGGGTCTGCAAAGGGTCGCCTCTTTGCCAGCCGAACTTCAGGCGGCACTGCGGGTTGACGCGACACCGCACGAGCGCGAACATGCCATCGAGGTGCAGATCCCTTTTATTCAAGAGTGCCTACCGGAGGTGGAGATCCTTCCGGTGGCCGTCGGGGTCTCCCAGTACATTGAGGTCGCGGACCTTATCGCCCGGATCATGGATGCCACCAGCGGTGACGGTGCCACCGTATTGTTGTGTTCGACTGATTTGTCGCACTACCATGATGGCGCGACGGCCACTGAGATTGACGAGCGAACCGCCGAGGCGATGGTGGACCTGCGTCCGGACGACATCTCCACTTCGGACGCGTGTGGAGTGTTCGCCTTGCGCGCGTGTTTGGAGTGGGCAAGGCGGGAGGGTTTGCGCCCAGAGCTGTTGCGGCTGACGCATTCGGGCGAGGTCAGCGGCCACCATGATCGGGTTGTCGGCTATGCGGCCATGTCTTTGCGGTGA
- a CDS encoding histone-like nucleoid-structuring protein Lsr2 — MAQKVQVLLLDDIDGGRADETVKFALDGQAYEIDLSQAHANELREALAKYVDVARRMGRYNVGGAQRSTTRGSVSRRIAADREQNKAIREWASAKGLKVSPRGRIPQEIVDEYHATAGK, encoded by the coding sequence ATGGCACAAAAAGTACAGGTTCTTCTACTGGACGACATTGACGGTGGCCGCGCAGACGAAACCGTTAAGTTTGCTCTGGACGGGCAGGCTTACGAAATCGACCTGTCCCAAGCACACGCGAATGAGCTTCGCGAGGCTTTGGCTAAGTATGTAGATGTCGCTCGTCGCATGGGCCGCTACAACGTCGGTGGCGCACAGCGCAGCACCACCCGTGGATCGGTGAGCCGTCGCATCGCCGCTGACCGGGAGCAGAACAAGGCCATTCGCGAATGGGCCTCTGCCAAGGGTCTGAAGGTGTCACCGCGCGGTCGCATTCCACAGGAAATTGTCGACGAATACCACGCCACCGCTGGCAAGTAA
- a CDS encoding homogentisate 1,2-dioxygenase, with translation MPFYRQVGEIPPKRHTQFRQPDGSLYAEELMGEEGFSSDSSLLYHRHLPTAIRASQPWDLAEVTTTPNHPLKPRHFQPHKLAAGGDAVRDRHLLLSNPDVRINYAAVTNASPLYRNATGDECLYVESGSATVETTFGALDISKGDYLVIPMSIIYRVVPHEELRLLIIEASGHIGPPNRYLSKRGQFLEHSPYCERDLRSPSEPLLVDGEDVEVYVRHRGAAGAHVGTKFTFANHPFDVVGWDGCMYPWVFSIYDFEPITGRIHQPPPAHQTFAGPGFVVCSFVPRKVDYHPDAVPVPYNHHNVDSEELMFYVGGDYEARKGSGIRLGSMSLHPGGFTHGPQPGAAEASLGAEKFDEMAVMIDTFRPLQLAQPAQECEDPDYAWTWAQ, from the coding sequence ATGCCGTTTTACCGCCAAGTGGGCGAGATACCGCCTAAGCGTCACACCCAGTTTCGCCAGCCTGACGGCAGCCTCTACGCCGAGGAGCTGATGGGGGAAGAGGGCTTCTCGTCCGACTCCTCGCTGCTGTACCACCGGCATTTGCCGACCGCGATTCGCGCCAGTCAGCCATGGGACCTCGCCGAGGTGACCACCACGCCGAACCATCCGCTGAAGCCCCGGCACTTCCAGCCGCACAAGCTCGCCGCCGGTGGCGACGCCGTTCGCGACCGGCACCTACTGTTGAGCAACCCCGATGTGCGCATCAACTACGCGGCGGTCACCAACGCCTCGCCGCTGTACCGCAACGCCACCGGGGACGAATGCCTGTATGTCGAATCCGGTTCCGCCACCGTGGAGACGACCTTCGGTGCCCTCGACATCAGCAAGGGCGACTATCTGGTGATCCCGATGTCGATCATCTACCGGGTGGTGCCGCACGAAGAGCTGCGGTTGCTCATCATCGAGGCCTCGGGCCACATCGGGCCGCCCAACCGGTACCTATCCAAGCGGGGCCAGTTTCTGGAACATTCGCCCTATTGCGAGCGCGACCTGCGTTCGCCAAGCGAGCCGTTGCTGGTCGATGGGGAGGACGTCGAGGTCTATGTCCGCCACCGGGGGGCTGCGGGGGCGCACGTGGGCACCAAGTTCACCTTCGCCAATCACCCCTTCGACGTGGTCGGCTGGGACGGATGCATGTACCCGTGGGTGTTCTCCATCTATGACTTCGAGCCAATCACCGGGCGTATCCACCAGCCACCTCCGGCGCATCAGACCTTCGCCGGCCCCGGATTCGTGGTGTGTTCGTTCGTGCCGCGCAAGGTCGACTATCACCCTGATGCGGTACCGGTTCCCTATAACCACCACAACGTGGATTCCGAGGAACTCATGTTCTACGTGGGAGGGGACTACGAGGCCCGTAAGGGGTCGGGCATCCGCCTGGGTTCGATGTCGCTGCATCCGGGTGGGTTCACCCACGGTCCGCAGCCGGGCGCGGCGGAGGCCTCGTTGGGAGCGGAGAAGTTCGACGAGATGGCGGTCATGATTGACACGTTCCGGCCCCTGCAGCTGGCGCAGCCCGCGCAGGAGTGCGAGGACCCCGACTACGCGTGGACGTGGGCTCAGTAA
- the fahA gene encoding fumarylacetoacetase codes for MSWVPGADESPYNIHNLPYGVFSTAEDPTPRIGVRIGDFVFDMKLAVRAGNCQDCPTCTALQDQVLNRFMSLGRQMWTKVRTQVHDALTEPSMREVASSWLVPIEEAQMHLPFLVTDFTDFHSSEHHTANLGHIFRPGAEALPANWKYQPLGYQGRAATVMPNGTAITRPHGQRIVEDRVDFGPSFSLDIEAEVGFVVGSANPLGTGISPDEFKEHVFGVVLLNDWSARDLQAWENTPLGPFTGKSFATTMSSWVTPLDALAPAMTTAPPQGPETPAYLKEADRYAYDVRLSVQWNGTEVARPNLRQMYWTPAQQLAHLTSNGAMVRPGDLFGSGTVSGPTKGERGCFMELTWGGQEPVMLADGTPRTYLRDGDTVRIEATAPGPKGTSIALGEVEGTIGPARHG; via the coding sequence GTGAGCTGGGTACCTGGCGCCGATGAGAGCCCTTACAACATCCACAACCTGCCTTACGGAGTCTTCTCCACGGCAGAGGACCCAACGCCGCGCATCGGGGTGCGCATCGGCGACTTTGTCTTCGACATGAAGTTGGCGGTACGCGCGGGCAACTGCCAGGACTGCCCGACCTGCACCGCCTTGCAAGATCAGGTGCTCAATCGCTTTATGTCCCTGGGGCGTCAGATGTGGACCAAGGTCCGCACCCAAGTACACGACGCCCTGACCGAGCCGAGCATGCGAGAGGTGGCCTCGTCCTGGCTGGTGCCGATTGAAGAGGCACAGATGCACCTGCCATTCCTGGTCACCGACTTCACTGATTTCCACTCCTCGGAGCACCACACGGCCAACTTGGGGCACATTTTCCGACCTGGGGCAGAGGCATTGCCGGCCAATTGGAAATACCAGCCACTGGGCTATCAAGGGCGCGCGGCAACGGTGATGCCCAATGGCACCGCCATCACCCGCCCGCACGGCCAACGCATTGTGGAGGATCGCGTCGACTTCGGGCCGTCGTTCAGCCTGGACATCGAGGCTGAAGTTGGTTTCGTCGTGGGCTCGGCCAACCCACTGGGCACTGGTATCAGCCCCGATGAGTTCAAGGAGCACGTGTTTGGGGTGGTGCTGCTGAACGACTGGTCGGCCCGGGATTTGCAGGCGTGGGAGAACACGCCGCTGGGCCCGTTCACCGGCAAGTCGTTCGCCACGACCATGAGCTCGTGGGTGACCCCGCTGGATGCGCTGGCTCCGGCGATGACCACGGCTCCCCCACAGGGACCGGAGACTCCCGCCTATCTAAAGGAGGCCGACCGTTACGCGTACGACGTGCGGCTGAGCGTGCAGTGGAACGGCACGGAAGTGGCGCGGCCGAACCTGCGACAGATGTACTGGACACCCGCGCAACAGTTGGCGCACTTGACATCGAACGGGGCAATGGTGCGACCGGGCGACCTGTTCGGTTCGGGCACGGTTTCAGGCCCGACCAAGGGCGAGCGAGGCTGTTTCATGGAGCTGACCTGGGGCGGCCAAGAGCCGGTGATGCTGGCAGACGGCACCCCGCGCACGTATTTGCGCGATGGCGACACAGTACGCATCGAGGCGACGGCTCCCGGCCCCAAGGGGACCTCTATCGCGCTAGGTGAGGTCGAGGGCACCATTGGCCCGGCCCGCCACGGTTGA
- a CDS encoding class I SAM-dependent methyltransferase — protein sequence MHALSFGQAASLYDAIRPSYPDEAIQYALGTEPVHVVDIGAGTGLLSRQLVAQGHELTVVEPDEGMLSQLRENLPNVKSHQAPAEEIPLAENSLDAAVAGQAFHWFDPDKALPEIKRVLRPGGTFAPMWNVRDESVEWVTAMSEVVGTSSADHTAAIASQPGFFGPHFEEPELKKFRHEYQINGDGLIKLMQSRSYYLTADEKGKAELTAKLEELIGTHPDLRGKNTFALPYVTYVFKMINR from the coding sequence ATGCACGCACTATCGTTCGGTCAGGCCGCATCCCTGTACGACGCCATCCGGCCGTCGTACCCCGATGAAGCGATTCAGTATGCGCTGGGGACCGAGCCTGTCCACGTAGTCGACATCGGAGCCGGAACCGGGCTCCTTAGCCGCCAACTGGTAGCCCAGGGACATGAACTCACGGTGGTCGAGCCCGACGAAGGCATGCTCAGTCAACTGCGCGAGAACCTCCCAAACGTCAAATCTCACCAAGCGCCCGCCGAAGAAATTCCGCTGGCCGAGAATTCCCTCGACGCCGCCGTCGCCGGACAAGCGTTTCACTGGTTCGATCCCGACAAAGCCCTACCAGAGATCAAACGGGTACTCCGCCCCGGCGGAACATTTGCTCCCATGTGGAACGTGCGTGACGAATCAGTCGAATGGGTCACGGCCATGAGCGAGGTCGTCGGCACCTCCTCGGCCGACCACACGGCCGCCATCGCCAGCCAACCCGGGTTCTTCGGCCCCCACTTTGAGGAGCCCGAACTCAAGAAGTTCCGGCACGAATACCAGATCAACGGCGATGGGCTCATCAAGCTCATGCAGTCGCGTTCCTACTACCTCACCGCCGATGAGAAGGGAAAGGCCGAGCTCACCGCCAAACTGGAGGAGCTGATCGGAACCCACCCCGATCTGCGTGGCAAGAACACCTTCGCCCTGCCCTACGTGACGTATGTCTTCAAAATGATCAACCGCTAG